One Candidatus Blochmannia vicinus DNA window includes the following coding sequences:
- the ribF gene encoding bifunctional riboflavin kinase/FAD synthetase: MEFIRGLHNIKSRHKGCILTIGNFDGFHRGHQALISKLQKERNHLKLPVMVMIFEPQPREYLSNIITIRLTRLRDKINYLYTAGVDVILCIAFNKKFASIEAYNFIKNILIYKLGVQFVYIGDDFRFGAFRKGDFFLLKKISKHEGFKVIRTTAYLDSHGKRISSTAIREALIENRILDAELLLGHSYCISGRVVRGDSLGRKLGFPTANISLQGKRLPIRGVYAVEVYGISNLPLPGIANIGIRPTITGKNQQQLEVHLLNISVNLYTYHIKVVFLAKIRDEQYFTSMKRLQHQIKTDIINVRSYFNKK, from the coding sequence ATGGAATTTATTAGGGGATTACACAATATAAAATCTCGTCATAAAGGTTGTATACTTACTATCGGTAATTTTGATGGATTTCATCGTGGACATCAAGCATTAATTTCAAAATTACAAAAAGAAAGGAATCATTTAAAATTACCTGTTATGGTTATGATTTTTGAACCACAACCCAGAGAATATTTATCTAATATCATAACAATACGATTAACTAGGTTACGAGATAAAATTAATTATTTATATACTGCAGGTGTAGATGTTATTCTATGTATTGCTTTCAATAAAAAATTTGCTTCAATAGAAGCATATAATTTCATTAAGAATATATTAATCTATAAACTAGGAGTACAGTTTGTTTATATCGGAGATGATTTTAGGTTCGGAGCTTTTAGAAAAGGAGATTTTTTTTTATTGAAAAAAATAAGTAAACATGAAGGTTTTAAAGTAATACGCACTACTGCTTATCTTGATTCGCACGGAAAAAGAATAAGCAGCACTGCGATACGTGAGGCTTTAATAGAAAACAGAATTTTAGATGCTGAATTATTACTGGGACATTCTTATTGTATTTCTGGTAGAGTAGTACGTGGAGATAGTTTAGGACGCAAACTTGGGTTTCCTACGGCTAATATATCATTACAGGGAAAAAGATTACCTATACGTGGTGTATATGCGGTAGAAGTATATGGTATTTCTAATCTGCCATTACCAGGTATAGCTAATATAGGAATACGTCCTACAATTACTGGTAAAAATCAACAACAATTAGAAGTGCATTTGTTAAACATCTCTGTAAATCTGTATACTTATCACATTAAAGTAGTTTTTTTAGCTAAAATACGTGATGAACAATATTTCACTTCTATGAAAAGATTACAACATCAAATCAAAACCGATATAATAAACGTACGTAGTTATTTTAACAAAAAATAA
- the ileS gene encoding isoleucine--tRNA ligase: MMNYKNTLNLPYTSFPMRANLAICEPDILTRWYKNNLYEAIRLKKNKKKLFLLHDGPPYVNGNIHLGHAVNKVLKDIILKYKGFMGYNAPYIPGWDCHGLPIELQVERLIGQPGINIDPNEFRNICRNYVLDQIEIQKKDFMRLGVLGDWDRSYLTMDFKTEANIIRTLSKVISCGYFYKGIKPIHWCFQCRSVLAESEVEYNNYLSSAIDVTFSAVDSVRVSEIFNINLYKHTIELVIWTTTPWTLPANQAISVHPDYSYQLILINDNRYIIIAANLVDIVMERIQCLSWKILGETLGNSLESLKFHHPFMSFDVPIVLSYHVTLDAGTGAVHIAPNHGIDDYIIAQKYNLKKIDNIINDTGYYISDIHPMLNGVHIFQSNNIIINLLNQLGALLHVNYDYKHSYPYCWRHEVPVIFKTTSQWFLSIDKYNLRDQLLHVIHKVRWIPERSKSSIETMIINRPDWCLSRQRVWGVPIPLFIHKQTNILHPRTFELMEIVAQRVEQYGIQAWWDLKVEDILEKEVDQYEKVLDTLDVWFDSGSTCDSVIPERFKYHKHLPDLYLEGSDQYRGWFMSSLIISTIIKGKAPYREVLSHGFTVDAQGRKMSKSLGNVISPQEIIKNFGADILRLWIASSDYSKDMTISDDILKHTADIYRRIRNTARFCLANISDFNPEKECVHPENMIAIDCWAVNCALSVQLGVISDYKKYNFHNVIRRVMQFCSVEMGSFYLDIIKDRQYTTKKNSTARRSCQTALYHIIESMVRWIAPILSFTADEIWKYIPGNRSEYVFTEEWYDGLFSINSTQVMSNNHWNTFLNVRNEVNKTVEQARLNGIIRGSLDASVVLYAIPELASKLRILDNELSFGLITSSAIVLDYDDKFNRTTYKPEGIPGLQIFLEKAKGKKCLRCWHYRLDVDQNKHYSNICARCVSNIAGPGENRRFF, encoded by the coding sequence ATGATGAACTATAAAAATACTTTAAATTTACCATATACATCGTTTCCGATGCGTGCTAATTTAGCTATATGTGAACCCGACATATTAACGCGTTGGTATAAAAATAATTTATATGAAGCGATTCGTCTAAAAAAAAATAAAAAAAAACTGTTTTTGTTACACGATGGTCCGCCTTATGTAAATGGTAATATTCATTTAGGACATGCAGTTAACAAGGTACTTAAAGATATTATTCTTAAATATAAAGGATTTATGGGGTATAATGCCCCTTATATCCCGGGTTGGGATTGTCATGGATTACCTATCGAACTGCAAGTAGAACGATTGATAGGACAACCGGGAATTAATATTGATCCAAACGAATTTCGAAATATCTGTCGTAATTATGTTTTAGATCAAATAGAAATACAAAAAAAAGATTTTATGAGGTTAGGTGTTTTAGGGGACTGGGATAGATCTTATTTAACAATGGATTTTAAGACTGAAGCGAACATTATTCGTACTTTAAGTAAAGTGATATCTTGTGGTTATTTTTATAAAGGCATTAAACCAATACATTGGTGTTTTCAGTGTCGTTCCGTATTAGCTGAATCAGAAGTAGAATATAACAATTATTTATCTTCCGCTATTGATGTTACTTTTTCTGCAGTAGATAGTGTTCGTGTTTCTGAAATATTTAATATTAATTTATATAAACATACTATTGAATTAGTTATATGGACTACTACTCCTTGGACATTACCTGCTAATCAGGCTATTTCTGTACATCCTGATTACAGTTATCAATTAATTTTGATAAATGATAATAGATATATAATTATTGCAGCCAATTTGGTAGATATTGTAATGGAACGCATACAATGTTTGTCTTGGAAGATTTTAGGAGAAACTTTAGGTAATTCTTTAGAATCGTTAAAATTTCATCATCCATTTATGTCTTTTGATGTCCCTATTGTATTGAGTTATCATGTAACATTAGATGCTGGAACAGGAGCAGTACATATAGCTCCAAATCATGGTATTGATGACTATATTATAGCTCAAAAATACAATTTAAAAAAAATTGATAACATAATAAACGATACGGGATATTATATATCTGATATACATCCTATGTTAAATGGAGTACATATTTTTCAATCAAATAATATAATAATAAATTTACTGAATCAGTTGGGTGCTTTATTACATGTAAATTACGATTATAAACATAGTTATCCATATTGTTGGCGTCATGAAGTTCCTGTTATATTTAAAACTACTTCACAATGGTTTTTAAGTATAGATAAATATAACTTAAGAGATCAATTATTACATGTAATACATAAAGTACGCTGGATTCCAGAAAGAAGTAAATCTAGTATTGAAACAATGATTATTAATAGACCCGATTGGTGTCTTTCAAGGCAGCGTGTTTGGGGTGTGCCAATACCTTTATTCATTCATAAACAAACAAATATTTTACATCCACGTACATTTGAATTAATGGAAATAGTTGCGCAACGTGTAGAACAATATGGAATACAAGCGTGGTGGGATCTAAAAGTTGAAGATATTTTAGAAAAAGAAGTAGATCAATATGAAAAAGTATTAGATACACTGGATGTTTGGTTTGACTCTGGTTCTACTTGTGATTCAGTAATACCAGAAAGATTCAAATATCATAAACATTTACCAGATTTATATTTAGAAGGTTCAGATCAATATCGGGGTTGGTTTATGTCGTCTTTAATTATATCAACTATCATTAAAGGTAAAGCTCCTTATAGAGAAGTATTAAGTCATGGGTTCACTGTAGATGCTCAGGGACGTAAAATGTCTAAATCTCTTGGAAATGTTATTAGCCCACAGGAAATAATAAAGAATTTTGGAGCAGATATTTTGCGGTTATGGATAGCTTCTTCTGATTATTCTAAAGATATGACGATTTCCGATGATATTTTAAAACATACAGCTGATATATATCGGCGTATTCGTAATACAGCTCGATTTTGTTTAGCTAATATTAGTGATTTTAATCCGGAAAAAGAATGTGTGCATCCAGAAAACATGATCGCAATAGATTGTTGGGCAGTAAATTGTGCTTTATCTGTGCAATTAGGAGTAATATCAGATTATAAAAAATATAATTTTCATAATGTGATACGGCGGGTTATGCAGTTTTGTTCAGTAGAAATGGGTTCTTTTTATTTAGATATTATTAAGGATCGACAGTACACTACAAAAAAAAATAGCACGGCGCGTCGTAGTTGTCAAACTGCATTATATCATATTATTGAATCTATGGTACGTTGGATAGCTCCAATTTTATCTTTTACTGCTGATGAAATTTGGAAATATATTCCAGGAAATCGATCAGAATATGTGTTTACTGAAGAGTGGTATGATGGGTTATTTAGCATTAATTCAACACAAGTTATGAGCAATAACCATTGGAATACTTTTTTAAATGTTCGGAACGAAGTAAATAAAACAGTTGAACAAGCGCGTCTTAACGGAATTATTAGAGGATCTTTAGATGCTAGTGTAGTTTTATATGCTATTCCAGAATTAGCGAGCAAATTACGTATATTAGATAATGAACTGTCTTTTGGATTGATAACATCCTCTGCTATAGTTTTAGATTATGACGATAAATTTAATAGAACTACATATAAACCAGAAGGAATACCAGGATTACAGATTTTTTTAGAAAAAGCTAAAGGAAAAAAGTGTTTGCGTTGTTGGCATTATAGATTAGACGTTGATCAAAATAAACATTATTCAAATATTTGTGCGCGTTGTGTTTCTAATATAGCTGGGCCAGGAGAAAATCGTAGGTTCTTTTAA
- the lspA gene encoding signal peptidase II, with protein MQHKQYNHKNLKWLWLSILLMLLDIETKYLIKTHFLIGEVLSVVPGINFYYIHNSGLAFGIFANVNVYYRLIFIWITILIIMAFVITLYKMIEYSKCYSISCSMVIGGALGNLLDRVLYGTVVDFIDVYIKSWHWPTFNIADMAICIGTIILIVKHYCDF; from the coding sequence ATGCAACATAAACAATATAATCATAAAAATTTAAAATGGTTATGGTTATCTATACTATTGATGTTATTAGATATAGAAACTAAATATTTAATAAAGACTCATTTTTTGATTGGAGAAGTGTTATCAGTAGTACCTGGTATTAATTTTTATTATATTCACAACTCGGGATTGGCTTTTGGGATATTCGCTAATGTTAATGTATATTATCGTTTAATATTTATATGGATAACAATATTAATTATTATGGCATTTGTTATAACTTTATATAAAATGATTGAATATTCTAAATGTTATAGTATATCTTGTTCTATGGTTATTGGAGGAGCTTTAGGAAATCTATTAGATCGTGTGTTGTATGGAACAGTGGTGGACTTTATTGACGTATATATTAAAAGTTGGCATTGGCCAACTTTTAATATTGCAGATATGGCTATTTGTATAGGAACTATTATTTTAATAGTAAAGCATTATTGTGATTTTTAA
- the ispH gene encoding 4-hydroxy-3-methylbut-2-enyl diphosphate reductase: MKVVLANPRGFCAGVNRAINIVEKAIQVYGTPIYVKHELVHNSYVVNQLSKKGIVFIEQINEVPNGSVLIFSAHGVSKKIREEAKIKSLVVLDATCPLVTKVHMEVARANRNDMEVILIGHAGHPEVEGTMGQYISKNSEKKIYLVESQSDAWLLKVNYPNNLFLVTQTTLSIDDTAEIVTILHKRFPNILSSRKNDICYATFNRQNALKNLALTVEIIFVVGSRMSSNSMRLIELAHRIGKISYLISHANDIQKDWLRGINNIGITAGASAPDILVHQVLNKLRILSKDHFVVEEMIGQEENMFFNMPKI, translated from the coding sequence ATTAAAGTTGTATTGGCTAATCCACGTGGATTCTGTGCAGGAGTAAATCGAGCAATTAATATTGTTGAGAAAGCTATTCAAGTATATGGTACTCCTATTTATGTAAAACATGAGTTAGTACATAATAGTTATGTAGTGAACCAATTATCAAAGAAAGGTATTGTTTTTATTGAACAAATAAATGAAGTACCCAATGGATCGGTTCTAATTTTTTCTGCTCATGGAGTGTCAAAAAAGATACGAGAAGAAGCTAAAATTAAGAGTTTAGTAGTACTCGATGCCACTTGTCCATTAGTTACTAAAGTGCATATGGAGGTTGCACGCGCTAATCGTAACGATATGGAAGTTATTTTAATAGGGCATGCTGGTCATCCAGAAGTAGAAGGAACGATGGGCCAATATATTTCTAAAAATTCTGAAAAAAAAATATATTTAGTTGAATCTCAATCAGACGCTTGGTTGCTTAAGGTAAATTATCCAAATAATTTGTTTCTTGTAACACAAACAACTTTGTCAATAGATGATACTGCAGAAATTGTTACGATTTTACATAAGAGATTTCCTAATATTCTAAGTTCTAGAAAAAATGATATTTGTTATGCCACATTTAATAGACAGAATGCCCTTAAAAATTTAGCTTTAACAGTAGAGATAATATTTGTTGTAGGATCAAGGATGTCATCTAATTCTATGAGGTTAATTGAATTAGCACATCGTATTGGAAAAATTTCATATTTAATTAGTCATGCTAATGATATTCAAAAAGATTGGTTGCGTGGAATAAATAATATTGGTATTACTGCTGGAGCATCAGCTCCGGATATCTTAGTACATCAAGTTCTAAATAAGTTACGTATATTAAGTAAAGATCATTTTGTTGTTGAAGAAATGATCGGACAAGAAGAGAATATGTTTTTTAATATGCCTAAAATTTAA
- the dapB gene encoding 4-hydroxy-tetrahydrodipicolinate reductase: MNDALLRIAVTGVTGRMGKKIIQCIVKGEKKFSQKIILGAAITRSNASICGMDVGKLIKTDTLGITVTDDLELVKNDFDVLVDFTAPSISMEYLKFCVNNNKNIVIGTTGFNKADESCIMNASRKIGIVFSSNFSIGIALISRLLHRITHIIGDNSDISIVEAHHNKKSDIPSGTALMIKNTIVNALRSTHSIAAMNRNVDYPTYSSVSSSDRNISIHSIRAGNIIGEHTVLFIGSEERLEITHKALDRTIFAHGALHSAIWLGYDKVGLFNIGDTLGINALL; the protein is encoded by the coding sequence ATGAATGATGCACTTCTTCGTATTGCCGTTACGGGAGTAACCGGGCGTATGGGTAAAAAAATAATACAATGTATCGTTAAAGGAGAAAAAAAATTTAGTCAAAAAATCATTTTAGGAGCTGCTATAACACGTTCAAATGCTAGTATTTGTGGAATGGATGTTGGAAAGTTAATAAAAACTGATACTTTAGGAATAACAGTTACTGATGATCTCGAGTTAGTTAAAAATGACTTCGATGTTTTAGTAGATTTTACTGCTCCTAGTATATCTATGGAATATTTAAAATTTTGTGTTAATAATAATAAAAATATAGTTATTGGTACGACTGGGTTTAATAAGGCTGATGAGAGTTGTATTATGAATGCGTCTCGAAAGATAGGAATTGTATTTTCTTCCAATTTTAGTATAGGTATAGCATTAATATCAAGATTGTTACACAGGATTACGCATATCATAGGTGATAATTCAGATATCAGTATTGTTGAAGCGCATCATAATAAAAAAAGTGATATTCCATCTGGAACTGCTTTAATGATAAAAAATACTATTGTAAATGCATTAAGATCTACCCACTCTATAGCAGCTATGAATCGAAATGTTGATTACCCAACATATTCATCAGTATCATCTTCCGATCGTAATATTTCAATTCATTCGATACGTGCTGGGAATATTATTGGAGAACATACTGTTTTATTTATAGGATCAGAAGAGCGCTTAGAAATAACACATAAAGCATTAGATCGCACAATTTTTGCTCATGGGGCATTACATTCTGCTATTTGGTTAGGATATGATAAAGTAGGATTATTTAATATAGGAGATACTTTAGGAATAAATGCGTTGTTATAA
- the carA gene encoding glutamine-hydrolyzing carbamoyl-phosphate synthase small subunit — MMKPALLVLEDGNQFYGYAIGAEGETVGEVVFNTSMTGYQEIITDPSYAYQIVILTYPHIGNVGTNELDNESSCIQVRGLIIHNLATTVSNFRHTLTLSDYLIQQNVVGIAGVDTRKLTRLIREKGMQHGCIIAHDAPNAALALRRAREFPGLHGLNLAHKVSTSQQYIWNQGTWDIKSGVFVTPLSLPYRVVVYDFGIKRNIMRILVDYGCLLTVVPAHTTAREIINMKPDGIFLANGPGDPNAYGYAINSIQIFLNTTKIPLFGICLGHQLLALANGAKIIKMKFGHHGSNHPVKDIETNKVIITTQNHNFVVDKKTLPDTLKITHISLFDGTLQGIRHINKPAFSFQGHPEASPGPHDATSSLFSHFIKLIKNYRNK; from the coding sequence TTGATGAAACCGGCATTATTGGTACTAGAAGATGGCAATCAATTCTATGGTTATGCAATAGGAGCTGAAGGTGAAACAGTAGGAGAAGTAGTGTTCAATACATCAATGACGGGATATCAAGAAATAATTACTGATCCTTCTTATGCGTATCAAATAGTAATTTTAACTTATCCTCATATTGGAAATGTTGGAACCAATGAACTTGATAATGAATCTTCTTGCATTCAGGTAAGAGGGCTTATTATTCATAATTTAGCCACTACTGTTAGTAATTTTCGTCATACGTTAACTCTTTCAGACTATTTAATACAACAAAATGTTGTTGGTATTGCTGGAGTAGACACTCGTAAATTAACTCGATTAATACGAGAAAAAGGAATGCAACATGGTTGCATTATTGCTCATGATGCTCCTAATGCTGCTTTAGCGTTACGTAGAGCTCGTGAATTTCCTGGATTGCACGGACTTAATCTTGCTCACAAAGTAAGTACTTCTCAACAATATATATGGAATCAAGGTACTTGGGATATCAAATCTGGAGTATTTGTTACCCCATTAAGTTTACCTTATCGTGTGGTAGTATATGATTTTGGTATTAAACGAAACATCATGCGTATATTAGTAGATTATGGTTGTTTATTAACTGTAGTCCCGGCGCATACCACAGCGCGCGAAATAATTAATATGAAACCAGATGGAATTTTTTTAGCTAATGGGCCCGGAGATCCAAATGCATATGGATATGCAATTAATTCTATTCAAATTTTTTTAAATACCACTAAAATACCGTTATTTGGAATTTGTTTAGGTCATCAATTACTAGCGCTAGCTAATGGAGCAAAAATAATAAAAATGAAATTTGGTCATCATGGATCTAATCATCCGGTAAAAGATATAGAAACAAATAAAGTTATAATAACTACTCAAAACCATAATTTTGTAGTAGATAAAAAAACTTTACCTGATACTTTAAAAATAACACATATTTCATTATTTGACGGTACATTACAAGGTATCCGCCATATTAATAAACCTGCTTTTAGTTTCCAGGGCCATCCAGAAGCTAGTCCTGGTCCTCACGATGCTACATCATCATTATTCAGTCATTTCATCAAATTAATTAAAAATTATCGTAATAAATAA
- the carB gene encoding carbamoyl-phosphate synthase large subunit — translation MPKRTDIQSILLLGAGPIIIGQACEFDYSGAQACKALREEGYRLVLVNSNPATIMTDPDMADATYIEAIQWEMISKIIEKERPDALLPTMGGQTALNCTLDLERHGILRKFNIITIGATIDSIYKAEDRQRFRESMEKIGLDIARSEIAHDINEAMITLEKIGLPCIIRPSFTLGGSGGGVAYTEEEFKKLCKYGLNLSPNHELLIDESLIGWKEYEMEVIRDIKDNCIIVCSIENVDPMGIHTGDSITVAPAQTLTDKEYQVMRNASIMVLREIGVETGGANVQFAVNPNNGRLLVIEMNPRVSRSSALASKATGFPIAKIATKLAVGYTLDELSNDITNGCIPASFEPSIDYVVTKIPRFDFEKFPGRHNNRLTTQMKSVGEVMAIGRSQQESLQKAIRGLEIGVTGLDSKINLDHPKAFNIIKYELKNASSNRIWYIADAFRYGISLEQIFHLTNIDRWFLAQIEELIQLENDIISTGISYLNRNQLYFLKKKGFSDARLGKLTGVSENKIRALRFMYDIHPVYKHVDACAAEFSTDTSYMYSTYDGECESQFKQNNKTIMILGGGPNRIGQGIEFDYCCVHAALTLRESGYNVIMVNCNPETVSTDYDISDMLYFEPITLEDVLEIIRITKPTGVIIQYGGQTPLKLAKAMEAAGISIIGTSPDAIDQAENRERFQRAIKCLGLQQPNNVTVTSLESALKNAKIIGYPIVVRPSYVLGGRAMEIVYNKKELLCYFKNAVKVSNNAPVLLDHFLENAIEVDVDAICDGQQVFIGGIMEHIEYAGVHSGDSACSLPAYTLNKNIQDKIRCQVKKLAFKFNIRGLVNIQFAIQKNEIYIIEINPRASRTVPFVSKATGIALAKIGTRVMIGQSLLDQGIIKEVIPPYFSVKEVVLPFNKFIDINPKLGPEMRSTGEVMGIGRTFEEAFAKATVNSQSYIKKHGEILLSLSKRDTDKAIDLVTKFIQNGFMLDVSYETAKMLKSVGIVSQMIRPVHIANTYIHKKIKNGEYSYVVDTTTTDEVSGNNTTLLCRIALQHNIHYGTTINGSFAAAISLTIDTTEHVISIQDMHSKIEY, via the coding sequence ATGCCAAAAAGAACCGATATACAAAGCATCTTGCTATTGGGAGCTGGGCCAATTATTATCGGGCAAGCCTGTGAATTTGATTACTCTGGAGCACAAGCTTGTAAAGCATTACGTGAAGAAGGATATCGTCTTGTTTTAGTAAACTCTAATCCTGCTACAATTATGACAGATCCTGATATGGCTGACGCAACTTATATTGAAGCAATTCAATGGGAGATGATATCTAAAATTATTGAAAAAGAACGTCCAGACGCACTACTTCCAACCATGGGTGGGCAAACTGCTTTGAATTGCACTTTAGATTTAGAACGTCACGGAATTTTAAGAAAATTTAATATCATAACTATCGGAGCAACGATAGACTCGATTTATAAAGCAGAAGACCGCCAAAGATTTCGAGAGTCTATGGAAAAAATTGGTTTAGATATAGCCCGATCTGAAATTGCGCACGATATAAATGAAGCTATGATAACTTTAGAAAAAATTGGACTACCTTGTATTATTCGCCCTTCTTTTACTTTAGGAGGAAGTGGAGGAGGTGTTGCTTATACTGAAGAAGAATTTAAAAAGCTTTGCAAATATGGATTAAATTTATCTCCTAATCATGAGCTTTTAATTGATGAATCTTTAATTGGTTGGAAAGAATATGAAATGGAAGTAATTCGTGATATTAAAGACAATTGTATAATTGTATGTTCTATAGAAAACGTTGATCCTATGGGCATCCATACTGGTGATTCTATTACTGTGGCGCCGGCTCAAACTTTAACTGATAAAGAATATCAGGTTATGAGAAATGCTTCAATAATGGTATTACGTGAAATTGGAGTAGAGACTGGTGGAGCTAACGTACAATTTGCAGTGAATCCAAATAATGGAAGACTTCTTGTCATTGAAATGAATCCAAGAGTATCACGATCATCAGCATTAGCTTCAAAAGCAACTGGATTTCCTATAGCTAAAATAGCTACTAAACTGGCAGTAGGATATACTCTAGATGAATTATCAAATGATATTACAAATGGATGCATTCCTGCATCTTTTGAGCCATCTATAGATTATGTAGTAACTAAAATTCCACGTTTTGATTTTGAAAAATTTCCAGGACGACACAATAATAGATTAACAACTCAAATGAAATCAGTGGGTGAAGTGATGGCGATTGGACGTAGTCAACAAGAATCTCTACAAAAAGCAATACGTGGACTGGAGATAGGAGTAACAGGATTAGATTCCAAAATTAATTTAGATCATCCTAAAGCATTTAATATTATTAAATATGAATTAAAAAATGCTAGCAGTAACAGAATATGGTACATTGCTGATGCTTTCCGATATGGAATATCTTTAGAACAAATTTTTCATTTAACTAATATCGATCGTTGGTTTTTAGCTCAAATTGAAGAATTAATACAATTAGAAAATGATATAATATCCACAGGAATATCATACCTTAATAGAAATCAGTTATATTTTCTTAAAAAGAAAGGATTTTCTGACGCAAGATTAGGAAAATTGACAGGTGTATCAGAAAACAAGATTCGTGCATTAAGATTTATGTATGATATACATCCTGTATATAAACATGTAGATGCCTGTGCGGCAGAATTTTCTACTGATACTTCTTACATGTATTCTACTTATGATGGTGAGTGTGAATCCCAGTTCAAGCAAAATAATAAAACTATCATGATATTAGGAGGGGGACCCAATCGTATTGGGCAAGGTATTGAATTTGATTACTGCTGTGTTCATGCAGCATTAACATTGCGTGAAAGTGGATATAATGTAATCATGGTAAATTGTAATCCCGAAACTGTTTCTACTGACTATGATATATCAGATATGCTTTATTTTGAACCAATTACTTTAGAGGATGTTTTAGAAATAATACGTATTACTAAACCAACAGGCGTAATTATTCAATATGGAGGACAAACTCCATTAAAATTAGCTAAAGCAATGGAGGCAGCTGGAATATCTATTATAGGTACTAGCCCAGATGCGATTGATCAAGCAGAAAACAGAGAACGATTCCAGCGTGCGATAAAATGTTTAGGATTACAACAACCTAATAATGTTACCGTTACATCATTAGAATCAGCTTTAAAAAACGCCAAAATCATAGGATATCCTATAGTGGTGAGACCTTCTTATGTTTTAGGAGGCAGAGCTATGGAGATAGTATATAACAAAAAAGAATTATTATGTTATTTTAAAAATGCTGTTAAAGTCTCTAATAATGCTCCAGTTTTATTAGATCATTTTCTAGAAAATGCAATTGAAGTAGATGTAGATGCTATTTGTGATGGACAGCAGGTATTTATTGGAGGAATTATGGAACATATTGAATACGCGGGAGTACATTCTGGAGATTCAGCATGTTCTTTACCAGCTTATACATTGAATAAAAATATTCAAGATAAGATACGGTGTCAAGTAAAAAAACTAGCATTCAAATTTAATATAAGAGGTTTAGTTAACATACAATTTGCAATACAAAAAAATGAAATTTATATAATTGAGATTAATCCAAGAGCGTCACGTACAGTTCCTTTCGTATCTAAAGCTACTGGTATAGCATTAGCAAAAATTGGGACTCGAGTGATGATTGGGCAATCTTTATTGGATCAAGGTATTATAAAAGAAGTGATTCCTCCTTATTTTTCAGTGAAAGAGGTAGTATTGCCGTTTAATAAATTTATTGATATAAATCCAAAATTAGGACCAGAAATGAGATCTACAGGGGAAGTGATGGGCATTGGTCGAACTTTTGAAGAAGCATTTGCTAAAGCAACAGTAAATAGTCAATCTTATATTAAAAAACATGGTGAGATATTATTATCATTATCTAAAAGAGATACAGATAAAGCGATAGATTTAGTTACTAAATTTATTCAAAATGGTTTTATGTTAGATGTTTCATATGAAACAGCAAAGATGTTAAAAAGTGTTGGCATTGTTTCTCAAATGATTAGGCCAGTGCACATAGCTAATACATATATTCACAAAAAAATTAAAAATGGTGAATATAGTTATGTTGTAGATACTACTACAACAGATGAAGTTAGCGGTAATAATACTACATTGCTGTGTCGTATCGCACTGCAACATAATATTCATTATGGTACTACAATAAATGGGAGTTTTGCTGCGGCAATATCATTAACTATTGATACTACGGAACATGTTATATCAATTCAAGATATGCATTCTAAAATAGAATATTAA